One window from the genome of Bradyrhizobium xenonodulans encodes:
- the lspA gene encoding signal peptidase II, translating to MPPLRAGILVAMVTLVADQASKLWLLNVFDLARRGVVKVMPFFDLVLAKNVGISFGWLQNDSQAAQLALMAVKVVAVVALAIWMVRSHTRLATVALGLIIGGAVGNGIDRFAYGAVIDFALLHIEIGGNTYNWYVFNLADVAIVVGVAALLYDSFMGVPAAKAP from the coding sequence ATGCCCCCGCTCCGCGCCGGCATCCTCGTGGCAATGGTCACGCTCGTGGCCGACCAGGCTTCGAAGCTCTGGCTGCTAAACGTGTTCGACCTCGCCCGCCGCGGCGTGGTGAAGGTGATGCCGTTCTTCGACCTGGTGCTGGCCAAGAACGTCGGGATCAGCTTCGGTTGGCTCCAGAACGACAGCCAGGCGGCGCAGCTCGCGCTGATGGCTGTGAAGGTCGTTGCTGTGGTCGCCCTGGCGATCTGGATGGTCCGTTCGCACACCCGGCTTGCGACCGTCGCCCTGGGACTGATCATCGGCGGTGCCGTCGGCAACGGCATCGACCGCTTCGCCTATGGCGCGGTGATCGATTTCGCCCTGCTCCACATCGAGATCGGCGGAAATACCTATAATTGGTATGTGTTTAACCTCGCGGACGTGGCCATCGTTGTCGGGGTGGCGGCGCTATTGTATGATTCCTTCATGGGGGTACCCGCCGCAAAAGCGCCCTGA
- a CDS encoding M16 family metallopeptidase, with the protein MSANRSAACLLAALLSTSVLPASATFAQTTVTSAPPASFTLGNGMQVVVIPDHRTPVVTEMIWYKVGSADETPGKSGLAHFLEHLMFKGTSKHPVGEFSQTVLRVGGNENASTSVDYTNYYQRVPKEQLPTMMEFEADRMTGLILKDENVLPERDVVLEEYNMRVANNPDARLNEQIMAALYLNHPYGRPVIGWHQEIEKLDREDALAFYRRFYAPNNAILVIAGDVEAADIRPLVERNFGSIPAQPAIPARRVRPQEPEPAAPRTVTLADPRVEQPSLRRYYLVPSATTAAAGESAALDVLAQLMGSGSNSYLYRALVVDKPLAVSANASYSSISLDPTQFAISASPKPGVSFADVEQVVDGVIADIARNPIRAEDLERVKTQLIAEAIYAQDNQAVLARWYGGALTTGLSIEDIRSWPDRIRAVTAEQVRAVAQKWLEKKRSVTGYLIKDTAAAKREEKRS; encoded by the coding sequence ATGTCCGCAAACCGATCGGCTGCCTGCCTCCTTGCCGCGCTGCTTTCGACGAGTGTCCTCCCAGCCAGCGCCACCTTCGCCCAGACCACGGTGACATCGGCTCCGCCTGCCAGCTTCACGCTCGGCAACGGCATGCAGGTCGTGGTGATCCCGGACCACCGCACGCCCGTGGTCACGGAGATGATCTGGTACAAGGTCGGCTCGGCCGACGAGACGCCGGGCAAGTCCGGGCTCGCGCACTTCCTCGAGCATTTGATGTTCAAGGGCACCTCGAAGCACCCGGTCGGCGAATTCTCCCAGACCGTGCTGCGCGTCGGCGGCAACGAGAACGCCTCGACCTCGGTCGACTACACCAATTACTACCAGCGCGTGCCGAAAGAACAGCTGCCGACCATGATGGAGTTCGAGGCCGACCGCATGACCGGCCTCATCCTCAAGGACGAGAACGTGCTGCCGGAGCGCGACGTCGTGCTCGAAGAGTACAACATGCGCGTCGCCAACAATCCGGATGCGCGGCTCAACGAGCAGATCATGGCCGCGCTCTATCTCAACCACCCCTACGGCCGGCCCGTGATCGGCTGGCACCAGGAGATCGAGAAGCTCGATCGCGAGGATGCGCTCGCCTTCTACCGCCGCTTCTACGCGCCGAACAACGCGATCCTGGTGATCGCCGGCGACGTCGAAGCCGCCGACATCCGCCCGCTGGTCGAGCGTAATTTCGGCTCGATCCCGGCCCAGCCCGCGATCCCCGCACGCCGCGTCCGCCCGCAGGAGCCGGAGCCTGCCGCCCCGCGCACGGTCACGCTGGCCGACCCCCGCGTCGAGCAGCCGAGCCTGCGCCGCTATTATCTCGTGCCCTCCGCGACGACGGCTGCGGCCGGTGAAAGCGCGGCCCTCGACGTGCTGGCGCAATTGATGGGCAGCGGCAGCAATTCCTATCTCTACCGTGCGCTCGTCGTCGACAAGCCGCTCGCGGTGTCGGCCAACGCCAGCTATTCCAGCATCTCGCTCGACCCGACCCAGTTCGCGATCTCGGCCTCGCCGAAGCCCGGCGTCAGCTTTGCCGACGTCGAGCAGGTGGTCGACGGCGTCATCGCCGACATCGCGCGGAACCCGATCCGCGCCGAGGACCTCGAACGGGTGAAGACCCAGCTCATCGCGGAGGCGATCTACGCCCAGGACAACCAGGCTGTGCTGGCGCGCTGGTATGGCGGCGCACTGACCACGGGCCTGTCGATCGAGGACATTCGGAGCTGGCCCGATCGCATCCGCGCGGTCACGGCCGAGCAGGTTCGCGCCGTTGCACAGAAATGGCTCGAGAAGAAGCGCTCGGTGACGGGCTATCTGATCAAGGACACCGCTGCCGCCAAGCGCGAGGAGAAGCGTTCGTGA
- a CDS encoding M16 family metallopeptidase, with translation MTYPFLRRVAFSLAAGAALALVSVSPSQAAAKIQHLTSPGGIEAWFVQDATVPLIAMEYSFAGGSAQDPKDKSGVANLVGDLLDEGSGDLDSKTFHERLDRRAIELSFSATRDTFRGSLRMLRDNKDEAFDLLRSALTSPHFDTADVERIRSQVISGLRRETTNPTSLASRKFLEVAFGDHPYSRQSNGNLDSVPTITVADMKDYVGRVLAKDGLKIAVVGDVDPATLGKLLDHTFGSLPAKANLTPVADVEAEKPPQRAFVPLDVPQTVITFGGPGVKRSDPNFMAAYVVNHILGGGGLSSRLYREVREKRGLAYSVFESLLWMEHSAVFIGNTGTRADRAGDTIDAIDKEVRRIADEGPTQKELDEAKSYLKGSQMLALDTSSKLAQALLQYQQDKLPIDYIEKRNGIVDAVTLDDAKTAAKRLWGQGLLTVIVGRAPQAAAQPAAAPATKSN, from the coding sequence GTGACCTATCCCTTCCTTCGACGCGTTGCCTTCTCCCTCGCCGCTGGCGCGGCACTTGCGCTGGTTAGCGTCTCGCCGTCGCAGGCGGCTGCAAAAATCCAGCATTTGACCTCACCGGGCGGCATCGAGGCCTGGTTCGTGCAGGACGCGACCGTGCCGCTGATCGCCATGGAATATTCCTTCGCCGGCGGCTCGGCGCAGGATCCCAAGGACAAGTCAGGCGTCGCCAACCTCGTCGGCGATCTCCTCGACGAAGGCTCCGGCGATCTCGACTCCAAGACCTTCCACGAGCGGCTCGACCGCCGCGCCATCGAGCTCTCCTTCAGCGCCACACGCGATACGTTCCGCGGCAGCCTGCGCATGCTGCGCGACAACAAGGACGAAGCCTTCGACCTGCTGCGGAGCGCGCTGACCTCGCCGCATTTCGACACCGCCGATGTCGAGCGCATCCGCTCGCAGGTGATCTCGGGCCTGCGCCGCGAGACCACCAACCCGACCTCGCTGGCGAGCCGCAAATTCCTGGAGGTCGCGTTCGGCGATCATCCCTACAGCCGGCAGAGCAACGGCAACCTCGACAGCGTGCCGACCATCACGGTCGCCGACATGAAGGACTATGTCGGCCGCGTGCTTGCCAAGGATGGGCTGAAGATCGCGGTCGTCGGCGACGTCGATCCGGCCACCCTCGGCAAGCTGCTCGACCACACCTTCGGCAGCCTGCCCGCCAAGGCCAACCTCACGCCGGTCGCCGACGTGGAGGCTGAAAAACCGCCGCAGCGCGCCTTCGTCCCACTCGACGTGCCGCAGACCGTCATCACCTTCGGCGGCCCGGGCGTGAAGCGGAGCGATCCGAACTTCATGGCGGCCTATGTCGTCAACCACATCCTCGGCGGCGGCGGATTGTCCTCGCGGCTCTATCGCGAGGTGCGCGAGAAGCGCGGCCTCGCCTATTCCGTGTTCGAATCGCTGCTCTGGATGGAGCATTCGGCGGTCTTCATCGGCAACACCGGCACGCGCGCCGACCGCGCCGGCGACACCATCGACGCCATCGACAAGGAGGTGCGCCGGATCGCCGACGAGGGTCCGACGCAGAAGGAGCTCGACGAGGCCAAGTCCTATCTCAAGGGCTCGCAGATGCTGGCGCTGGATACCTCCTCGAAGCTCGCGCAGGCGCTGCTGCAATATCAGCAGGACAAGCTGCCGATCGACTATATCGAGAAGCGCAACGGCATCGTCGACGCGGTCACGCTGGACGACGCCAAGACGGCCGCCAAACGTCTCTGGGGCCAGGGCCTGCTGACCGTCATCGTCGGCCGCGCGCCGCAGGCCGCCGCGCAGCCGGCGGCAGCACCGGCGACGAAGTCGAACTGA
- a CDS encoding FG-GAP-like repeat-containing protein, whose translation MAIDNDILSITGTVQTARWNTDAPLGTAVVVTFSFNSAPATYDMTARPSFSAFSAAQKDDIRQALNVWAAASGISFIEVPEAVGGQIRFNMYDMSGVLASNGLQAAGFAYHPQFQAANAGGTTVYSPTYNNLGGDVFLNSNFYAGNDTLMAPGHGGYSVTLHEIGHALGFKHPFEGTPTIDPAHDNASYTVMSYNRPGTTVSLGTVDVAASQYYYGTSDVSHSFNAATLTVNFTGTGAGEWILGTELSDVIYAGGGDDHLRGEVGNDLLAGGTGTDMLTGGIGNDLFVFNPGDGFDTITDFVAGAHTDDRIDLTAFHTTLAYALGQATQIGANTVFSFANGDTLTLQNVTKANLNVDDFTGVPNKAVNDFNGDARSDMLLIDNTAHTVYQWQMNGTQMSANLLVGTINGAAGWNYTGNADFNGDGRADMLFINSTTHGVAEWQMDGNTVVAGPQIGIYNAAGGWSYTGTGDFNGDGKTDLLFQNASTNGVAIWQIDGAQLTAAPQIGIAAAGWAYAGTGDFNGDGKTDLLFSNAATHGLMTWQMNGTQIADNSQIGTVNTAGGWHFTTTGDFNGDGKTDLLFLNDMTHGVAIWQMDGNRITDAPQIGVVNAAGGWHFQDTGDFNGDGKTDLLFLNDTTHGVAIWQMNGTQITASPQIGIINAAGGWHFDAVRDLSGDGKSDLVFENSSTHGVASWVMDGTQVTANAQFNTYDAANWHLYV comes from the coding sequence ATGGCCATCGACAACGATATCCTCTCGATCACCGGAACGGTACAGACGGCACGGTGGAATACCGACGCGCCGCTCGGCACGGCCGTCGTCGTCACCTTCAGCTTCAACTCCGCCCCGGCGACCTACGATATGACGGCGCGGCCAAGCTTCTCGGCGTTTTCCGCCGCACAAAAGGACGATATTCGCCAAGCCTTGAATGTTTGGGCGGCAGCGAGCGGGATTTCTTTCATCGAAGTCCCGGAAGCGGTCGGCGGGCAAATCCGCTTCAACATGTATGACATGAGCGGGGTACTCGCCTCCAACGGGCTGCAGGCCGCCGGGTTCGCATATCATCCGCAGTTTCAGGCCGCTAATGCAGGTGGCACAACGGTCTACAGCCCCACCTACAACAATCTCGGCGGCGACGTTTTCCTGAACTCCAATTTCTACGCCGGAAATGACACCCTGATGGCGCCAGGCCATGGCGGCTACTCGGTCACGCTTCATGAAATCGGGCACGCGCTCGGATTCAAGCATCCGTTCGAAGGCACGCCGACGATCGATCCTGCGCATGACAATGCCAGCTACACGGTGATGTCGTATAATCGTCCGGGCACGACGGTTTCGCTGGGGACGGTGGATGTCGCCGCGTCGCAATATTATTACGGCACGAGCGACGTCAGTCACAGCTTCAACGCCGCAACGCTGACGGTCAATTTCACCGGCACCGGCGCAGGAGAATGGATTCTCGGCACCGAGCTCAGTGACGTGATCTATGCCGGCGGCGGCGACGACCATCTGCGCGGTGAAGTCGGCAACGACCTTCTGGCCGGCGGCACCGGCACCGACATGCTGACCGGCGGCATCGGCAACGACCTCTTCGTGTTCAATCCAGGCGACGGCTTCGACACCATCACCGATTTCGTCGCCGGCGCGCATACCGACGACCGGATCGACCTGACGGCTTTTCATACGACACTCGCCTATGCACTGGGACAGGCGACCCAGATCGGGGCCAACACAGTGTTCAGCTTCGCAAACGGCGACACGCTGACGCTCCAGAACGTCACCAAGGCCAATCTGAACGTCGACGATTTCACCGGCGTGCCGAACAAGGCGGTGAACGATTTCAACGGCGATGCCAGAAGCGACATGCTGCTGATCGATAACACCGCCCACACCGTCTACCAGTGGCAGATGAACGGCACCCAGATGTCCGCCAATCTGCTGGTCGGCACCATCAACGGTGCCGCCGGCTGGAACTACACCGGCAATGCCGACTTCAACGGCGACGGCCGGGCCGACATGCTGTTCATCAATTCCACGACCCACGGCGTCGCCGAATGGCAGATGGACGGCAACACGGTCGTCGCGGGTCCGCAGATCGGGATCTACAATGCCGCGGGCGGATGGAGCTACACCGGCACCGGTGATTTCAACGGCGACGGCAAGACCGATCTGTTGTTTCAGAACGCCTCGACCAACGGCGTCGCGATCTGGCAGATCGACGGCGCGCAGCTGACGGCGGCGCCGCAGATCGGCATCGCGGCGGCCGGATGGGCCTACGCCGGCACCGGCGATTTTAACGGCGACGGCAAGACCGATCTGCTGTTCTCGAACGCTGCGACCCACGGCCTGATGACGTGGCAGATGAACGGCACCCAGATCGCGGACAATTCGCAGATCGGCACCGTCAACACCGCTGGCGGCTGGCACTTCACCACGACAGGCGATTTCAACGGCGACGGAAAGACTGATCTGCTCTTTCTCAACGACATGACGCATGGCGTCGCAATCTGGCAGATGGACGGCAACCGCATCACGGACGCTCCCCAAATCGGTGTCGTCAACGCCGCCGGTGGCTGGCACTTCCAGGATACCGGCGACTTCAACGGCGACGGCAAGACCGATCTGCTGTTCCTCAACGATACCACTCATGGCGTCGCGATCTGGCAGATGAACGGCACCCAGATCACGGCGAGCCCGCAGATCGGAATCATCAACGCCGCCGGCGGTTGGCACTTCGACGCGGTACGCGACCTCAGCGGCGACGGAAAGTCCGACCTGGTGTTCGAGAACAGCTCCACCCACGGCGTCGCATCATGGGTGATGGACGGCACCCAGGTGACGGCGAACGCGCAGTTCAACACATACGACGCCGCGAACTGGCATTTGTATGTGTGA
- the arfB gene encoding alternative ribosome rescue aminoacyl-tRNA hydrolase ArfB, whose product MLRISRDLVIDEDDIEIGFVRASGPGGQNVNKVATSAQLRFDTRKLTLPEDAALRLARLAGQRMTKDGVIVIQAQRFRTQERNRQDAIDRLVEILTEAMIRPKPRRATRPTFGSKQRRLEGKKHRSDIKAGRGGRFDD is encoded by the coding sequence ATGCTGCGGATATCCCGCGATCTCGTCATCGACGAGGACGATATCGAGATCGGCTTTGTCCGCGCCTCCGGCCCGGGCGGGCAGAACGTCAACAAGGTCGCGACGTCGGCCCAGCTGCGCTTCGACACGCGCAAGCTGACCTTGCCGGAGGATGCGGCTCTGCGCCTCGCCCGCCTCGCAGGTCAGCGCATGACCAAGGACGGCGTCATCGTGATCCAGGCACAGCGTTTCCGCACCCAGGAGCGCAACCGCCAGGACGCCATCGATCGGCTCGTCGAGATCCTGACCGAGGCGATGATACGGCCGAAGCCAAGGCGCGCGACACGGCCGACCTTTGGCTCCAAGCAGCGCCGGCTCGAGGGCAAGAAGCATCGCAGCGACATCAAGGCCGGACGCGGCGGCCGCTTCGACGACTAG
- a CDS encoding c-type cytochrome → MRAIVLGLCTAMVLVVRVADAQMPLPAAKPPDGAALFKQQCAVCHTTNSSEPMRQGPPLVQIVGRSAGKVEGFRYSESLAKADFAWDETKLDAWLTNPQAVIPGVTMIYRQARPETRAAIIAYLKEQN, encoded by the coding sequence ATGCGCGCGATCGTGCTGGGATTGTGCACCGCGATGGTGCTGGTGGTGCGGGTTGCCGATGCGCAAATGCCGTTACCGGCCGCAAAGCCGCCGGATGGCGCCGCGCTGTTCAAGCAGCAATGCGCCGTGTGCCATACGACGAATTCGTCGGAACCGATGCGGCAAGGCCCGCCGCTGGTCCAGATCGTGGGCCGCTCCGCCGGCAAGGTCGAAGGCTTTCGCTATTCCGAGAGCCTTGCGAAAGCGGACTTCGCCTGGGACGAGACGAAGCTCGACGCATGGCTGACCAATCCGCAAGCCGTCATTCCCGGCGTGACCATGATCTACCGGCAGGCCAGGCCGGAGACGCGCGCCGCCATCATCGCTTACCTCAAGGAGCAGAACTGA
- a CDS encoding VOC family protein, whose amino-acid sequence MAKPVHSMIRVFDEARSLDFYRRAFGLEVADQLKFADFALIYLRHPSSPFELELTVNFDRKDPYQLGDGYGHLAVVVEDLEAEHARFERETLAPGPLRDFKHDGKTLARFFFVSDPDGYKIEVIQRGGRFG is encoded by the coding sequence ATGGCAAAGCCCGTTCATTCCATGATCCGCGTGTTCGACGAGGCACGCTCGCTCGACTTCTACAGGCGCGCCTTCGGCCTGGAGGTCGCCGATCAGCTGAAATTCGCGGACTTTGCCTTGATCTATCTGCGTCACCCCTCCTCGCCCTTCGAGCTCGAATTGACGGTCAATTTCGATCGCAAGGATCCGTACCAGCTCGGCGACGGCTACGGACATCTCGCCGTCGTGGTCGAAGATCTCGAGGCCGAACATGCCCGCTTCGAGCGCGAGACGCTCGCGCCGGGACCCTTACGCGACTTCAAGCACGACGGCAAAACGCTGGCGCGCTTCTTCTTCGTCAGCGATCCCGATGGCTACAAGATCGAGGTGATCCAGCGGGGCGGACGTTTCGGCTGA
- a CDS encoding gluconate 2-dehydrogenase subunit 3 family protein encodes MREVDRRSKHSRRVFLKGAATAVPVVAVATSVAVSIEGAWADEASALSPATMKTLLKVARDIYPHDVLGDSYYITAIRPWDGKAAKDPAVKSLISDGIARLDQNARDRHKAPYADVPWEADRVVLLKEIEQSDFFQKVRGDLIVSLYNQKEVWPRFGYEGSSAEHGGYINRGFADIDWLPKA; translated from the coding sequence ATGAGAGAAGTCGACCGTCGAAGCAAGCACAGCCGCCGCGTGTTTCTCAAGGGCGCGGCGACCGCCGTGCCGGTCGTGGCCGTCGCGACCAGTGTCGCCGTCAGCATCGAGGGCGCCTGGGCCGATGAGGCCAGCGCGCTGTCGCCCGCGACGATGAAGACGCTGCTGAAGGTCGCGCGTGACATCTATCCGCACGATGTGCTCGGCGACAGCTACTACATCACAGCGATCAGGCCGTGGGACGGCAAGGCGGCCAAGGACCCTGCCGTCAAGTCGCTGATCAGCGACGGCATTGCGCGGCTCGATCAGAATGCGCGCGACCGCCACAAGGCGCCTTACGCCGACGTGCCCTGGGAGGCCGACCGCGTGGTGCTGCTGAAGGAGATCGAGCAAAGCGACTTCTTCCAGAAGGTGCGCGGCGACCTCATCGTGTCGCTCTACAACCAGAAAGAGGTCTGGCCGCGGTTCGGCTACGAGGGCTCCTCCGCCGAGCATGGCGGCTACATCAATCGCGGCTTCGCCGACATCGACTGGCTGCCGAAAGCCTAA
- a CDS encoding GMC family oxidoreductase — protein MAKFDLNDSSVVVIVGSGAGGGTLGNELAQKGVKVVILEAGPRIENHDFVNDEWESFSQLAWTDARTTSGTWRVAKDFSGLPAWIVKAVGGSTTHWAGASLRFDEHEFKVKSTYGNIPGANLSDWPVTLAEMEPWYAKAENKMGVTRTNGIPGLPGNNNFKVLEAGAKKLGYKTVHTGNMAINSQPRDGRGACQQIGFCFQGCKSGAKWSTLYTEIPKGEATGNLEVRPGSMAVKIEHDSGGKVTGVVYADESGAMQRQKARLVAVAGNSIESPRLLLNSASNMFPDGLGNSSGQVGRNYMRHMTGSVYAVFEKSVHMYRGTTMAGIIRDEAANNPKRGFVGGYEMETLSIGLPFMAAFLNPGAWGRPFTAALDGYPRMAGMWLVGEDMPQETNRITLDSVVKDKHGQPVASVHFDDHPNDVAMRAHAYKQGAAVYDAVGATVTYPTPPYPSTHNLGTNRMSEKPRDGVVNKFGQSHDVKNLFVSDGSQFTSGAACNPTLTIVALAIRQADYIAGAMQKKEI, from the coding sequence ATGGCAAAATTCGATCTGAACGACTCCAGCGTTGTGGTGATCGTCGGCTCCGGCGCCGGCGGCGGCACGCTGGGCAACGAGCTCGCGCAGAAGGGCGTCAAGGTGGTCATCCTCGAAGCCGGTCCCCGCATCGAGAACCACGACTTCGTCAACGACGAGTGGGAAAGTTTTTCCCAGCTCGCCTGGACCGATGCGCGCACCACGTCGGGAACGTGGCGCGTCGCCAAGGATTTTTCGGGCCTGCCCGCCTGGATCGTCAAAGCGGTCGGCGGCTCGACGACCCATTGGGCCGGCGCGTCGCTGCGCTTCGACGAGCACGAGTTCAAGGTGAAGAGCACCTATGGCAACATTCCCGGCGCCAACCTCTCGGACTGGCCGGTCACGCTCGCGGAAATGGAGCCCTGGTACGCCAAGGCCGAGAACAAGATGGGCGTGACCCGCACCAACGGCATTCCCGGACTTCCCGGCAACAATAACTTCAAGGTGCTGGAAGCCGGCGCGAAGAAGCTCGGCTACAAGACCGTGCACACCGGCAACATGGCGATCAACAGCCAGCCGCGCGACGGACGCGGCGCCTGCCAGCAGATCGGCTTCTGCTTCCAGGGCTGCAAGTCCGGTGCGAAATGGTCGACGCTCTACACCGAGATCCCCAAGGGCGAGGCGACCGGAAATCTCGAAGTTCGTCCCGGCAGCATGGCGGTCAAGATCGAGCACGATTCCGGCGGCAAGGTGACCGGCGTCGTCTACGCCGACGAGAGCGGCGCAATGCAGCGCCAGAAGGCGCGCCTCGTCGCGGTGGCCGGCAATTCGATCGAAAGCCCGCGGCTGCTGCTCAATAGCGCCTCGAACATGTTCCCCGACGGTCTTGGCAATTCATCGGGCCAGGTCGGCCGCAACTACATGCGCCACATGACCGGCAGCGTCTACGCCGTGTTCGAGAAGTCGGTGCACATGTATCGCGGCACCACCATGGCCGGCATCATCCGTGATGAAGCCGCCAACAACCCCAAGCGCGGCTTCGTCGGCGGCTACGAGATGGAGACGCTGTCGATCGGCCTGCCGTTCATGGCGGCGTTCCTCAATCCCGGCGCCTGGGGCCGTCCGTTCACCGCAGCGCTCGACGGCTATCCCAGGATGGCCGGCATGTGGCTGGTCGGCGAGGACATGCCGCAGGAGACCAACCGCATCACGCTCGACTCTGTCGTGAAGGACAAGCACGGGCAGCCGGTCGCGAGCGTGCATTTCGACGATCATCCCAACGACGTCGCGATGCGTGCCCACGCCTACAAGCAGGGCGCCGCGGTGTACGACGCCGTGGGCGCCACCGTGACCTATCCGACCCCGCCCTATCCGAGCACGCACAATCTCGGCACCAACAGGATGAGCGAGAAGCCGCGCGACGGCGTGGTCAACAAGTTCGGCCAGAGCCACGACGTCAAGAACCTGTTCGTCTCCGACGGCAGCCAGTTCACCAGTGGTGCTGCCTGCAACCCGACGCTGACCATCGTCGCGCTCGCGATTCGGCAGGCCGACTACATCGCCGGCGCGATGCAGAAGAAGGAGATCTGA
- a CDS encoding ribbon-helix-helix domain-containing protein, whose product MCHLFAHQPQRDYESQTRSLRIGGHCTSIRLEMAFWDTLEEIAAKENMSVGKFLTTLYNEVLDHHGEVNNFASLLRCSCLIYRSRNAAPVQDFKATVAPILDAAE is encoded by the coding sequence ATGTGCCATCTCTTTGCGCACCAGCCCCAACGCGACTACGAATCCCAGACCCGCTCCTTGCGGATCGGCGGGCACTGCACCTCGATCCGGCTGGAAATGGCGTTCTGGGACACGCTGGAAGAGATCGCGGCCAAGGAGAATATGAGCGTCGGCAAGTTCCTGACCACGCTCTACAACGAGGTGCTCGACCATCACGGCGAGGTCAACAATTTCGCCTCGCTGCTGCGCTGCTCCTGCCTGATTTATCGTTCCCGGAATGCCGCGCCGGTTCAGGACTTCAAGGCGACGGTGGCGCCGATTCTCGACGCGGCTGAATAG